A genomic region of Gossypium hirsutum isolate 1008001.06 chromosome D01, Gossypium_hirsutum_v2.1, whole genome shotgun sequence contains the following coding sequences:
- the LOC107928867 gene encoding ELMO domain-containing protein A, with protein MAGSRSWIGGVLNRLSNKRSDKFLDYPLTPIQEQRLQKLQKRIQIPFDETRPDHQEALKELWHIAFPNVALKGLVSEQWKEMGWQGPNPYTDFRACGFISLENLLFYGRTYPASFRRVLLKQDGTRATWEYPFAVAGINISFMLIQMLDLYSEKPSNLPGFNFVKLLGEDEEAFDVLYCTAFEMVDAQWLAMRASYMEFNKVLQATSSQLERELCSDNVCRIQDLSAYSLLYQ; from the exons ATGGCTGGATCACGATCGTGGATAGGGGGGGTTCTTAATCGGTTAAGCAATAAGCGTAGCGACAAGTTTCTCGACTACCCTTTGACACCTATTCAG GAACAAAGACTTCAAAAGCTTCAAAAACGAATACAAATACCTTTCGATGAGACTCGTCCTGATCATCAG GAAGCTCTCAAAGAATTGTGGCACATTGCATTTCCTAATGTTGCTCTAAAAGGCTTGGTCTCGGAACAGTGGAAAGAAATGGGATGGCAAGGCCCTAATCCGTACACTGATTTTCG GGCTTGTGGTTTTATCTCACTGGAAAACTTGTTGTTTTACGGCCGAACATATCCG GCATCTTTCCGTAGGGTTTTACTTAAACAAGACGGAACTCGAGCAACTTGGGAATACCCTTTCGCCGTTGCCGGCATCAATATATCTTTTATGTTGATTCAGATGTTGGATTTATATTCAG AAAAACCAAGTAATCTCCCCGGATTTAATTTCGTGAAACTATTAGGAG AAGACGAAGAAGCCTTCGATGTACTATATTGTACAGCTTTTGAAATGGTCGATGCGCAGTGGCTCGCGATGCGAGCTTCCTACATGGAATTCAAT AAGGTTTTACAAGCAACGAGCTCGCAGCTGGAGAGAGAACTGTGTTCGGATAATGTTTGCAGAATACAGGATTTATCGGCATACAGCTTGTTATACCAGTAG